The genomic interval TGGTATTGGTCGAACGTCGTGACGCCATCACCGTGCTGACCGTGAACCGGCCCGAGGTCCGCAACTCGATCAACCTGGCCGCCGCCCAAGCCATCGAGGCGGCGATCGACGAGTTCGAGGCCGACGATGCCGCCCGCGTGCTGGTGCTCACGGGTGCGGGCGGCACCTTCAGCGCGGGCATGGATCTGGTGGCGGCGTCCAAGGGCGAGATGCCGATGACGCAGCGGCGCGGTCCGCTCGGCATCGCCGCGAAACCTCCTGTCAAGCCGATGATTTCGGCAGTGGAAGGTTTCGCCTTGGCGGGCGGATTCGAACTGGCGTTGTCCGGTGACCTGATCGTCGCGGCGGACAACGCGCAATTCGGTATCCCCGAGGTGAAGCGCGGGCTGGTCGCGGCCGGTGGCGGCGTCTTGCGGCTGACCCAGCGGCTGCCGCGCAGTATGGCCGCGGAGCTGGCCCTGACCGGCGGGCGGATCGGCGCCGAGCGGCTGTATCAATTGGGACTGGTCAACCGGCTGACCGAGCCGGGCGGTGCGCTCGCGGGTGCGCTCACCTTGGCCGCCGAGATCGCCGCCGCCGCGCCGTTGGCGGTCGCGGCGAGCAAGCGGATCATCGACGAGTCACCGGACTGGACAGCGGATCAGGCATTCGCCAAACAGGGTGAAATCGCCTTGCCCGCCCTGTTTTCCAAGGACGCCGCCGAAGGCGCCTTGGCGTTCGCGCAGAAGCGCGAACCGCAGTGGCAGGGCCGCTGACTCCGATGGCCGAGCGCGTCCGGGAGACGCAGGCGCAGCGCACCTCGCGCATGCGTACCCGCCTCCTGGACGCGGCGGTACAAAGCCTGGTCGACGACGGGTACTCGGGCACCACCACTTTGGCGGTGCAGAAGCGCGCCGGGGTGCCGCGCGGCACCCTCCAGCATCACTTTCCGACCAAGGCCCACCTGCTCGCGGGTGCCGTCGAGCACCTGGCCGCGCGGCGCCTGGCTCAGCTGACCTCGGAGTTCGCGGCGATCCCACCGGACGCGGACCGGCTGGAAGTAGCCGTCGAGCTGACGATGCGCATGCTCAGCGGGCCGTCTTTCCTTGCGGCACTGGAGATCTGGGTGGGCGCAAGAACAGATCCCGAGCTGCTCGCCGCGTTCCTGCCACTGGAACATCGGCTCTTCGACCTCATGCACACCAGCATTCGCGAGGTCTTCCGCGCCGAATTCCCCGACGACCCCAGGGTTCCGACGATCACCGAGTTCACCATCGAGATCATGACGGGTCTGGCGATGCGCGCCCTGCTCACCGGCGACGTGGACCGCAACCGAATCCTGCAGTGGCGCTGGCGGAACGCGGTGCGGATCCTGCTGGGCACCGCGCCACCGGAATCGTTGACCGCTCCGCGCGAATCTGTGACCCCGCCCCGTGAACTGGGGATGACTGTGGACAACTTCGACTAGCGACTATCCGGCGGTGTCCAGC from Nocardia goodfellowii carries:
- a CDS encoding crotonase/enoyl-CoA hydratase family protein, which translates into the protein MSDLVLVERRDAITVLTVNRPEVRNSINLAAAQAIEAAIDEFEADDAARVLVLTGAGGTFSAGMDLVAASKGEMPMTQRRGPLGIAAKPPVKPMISAVEGFALAGGFELALSGDLIVAADNAQFGIPEVKRGLVAAGGGVLRLTQRLPRSMAAELALTGGRIGAERLYQLGLVNRLTEPGGALAGALTLAAEIAAAAPLAVAASKRIIDESPDWTADQAFAKQGEIALPALFSKDAAEGALAFAQKREPQWQGR
- a CDS encoding TetR/AcrR family transcriptional regulator, whose translation is MAERVRETQAQRTSRMRTRLLDAAVQSLVDDGYSGTTTLAVQKRAGVPRGTLQHHFPTKAHLLAGAVEHLAARRLAQLTSEFAAIPPDADRLEVAVELTMRMLSGPSFLAALEIWVGARTDPELLAAFLPLEHRLFDLMHTSIREVFRAEFPDDPRVPTITEFTIEIMTGLAMRALLTGDVDRNRILQWRWRNAVRILLGTAPPESLTAPRESVTPPRELGMTVDNFD